From one Streptomyces sp. SCSIO 30461 genomic stretch:
- a CDS encoding branched-chain amino acid ABC transporter permease, producing the protein MNELPQQLANGLALGALYGLIAIGYTMVYGIVQLINFAHGEIFMIGGFGALTTYIWLPSGTPLVVAIPLMIIGGAIASVAVATAAERFAYRPLRSAPRLAPLITAIGLSIALQQIIWGFYPGAKSAKSFPEFTGESFKIFDNLAIQRADAFVLVLAPLCMLALGLFVSKSRSGRAMQATAQDPDTAKLMGINTDRIIVMAFAIGAAFAAVAAVAYGLDKGQINFEMGFLLGLKAFTAAVLGGIGNIYGAMIGGVVLGLAEALSIAYISDIPGMEQLGGGAWKDVWAFALLILVLLFRPQGLLGERVADRA; encoded by the coding sequence GTGAACGAACTGCCGCAACAGCTGGCCAATGGCCTTGCCCTCGGTGCCCTTTACGGCCTCATCGCCATCGGGTACACCATGGTCTACGGCATCGTCCAGCTCATCAACTTCGCCCACGGCGAGATCTTCATGATCGGGGGCTTCGGCGCCCTCACCACCTACATATGGCTCCCCAGTGGAACCCCGCTCGTGGTGGCGATCCCCCTCATGATCATCGGTGGCGCGATCGCCTCCGTCGCCGTCGCCACCGCCGCGGAACGCTTCGCGTACCGGCCGCTGCGCAGCGCACCGCGCCTGGCCCCGCTCATCACCGCGATCGGCCTGTCCATCGCGCTCCAGCAGATCATCTGGGGCTTCTACCCCGGTGCGAAGTCCGCCAAGAGCTTCCCCGAATTCACCGGCGAGTCCTTCAAGATCTTCGACAACCTCGCCATCCAGCGGGCCGACGCCTTCGTGCTGGTCCTCGCCCCGCTCTGCATGCTCGCCCTGGGACTCTTCGTCTCCAAGAGCCGCAGCGGCCGTGCCATGCAGGCCACCGCGCAGGACCCGGACACCGCGAAGCTGATGGGCATCAACACCGACCGCATCATCGTGATGGCCTTCGCCATCGGCGCCGCGTTCGCCGCGGTCGCGGCGGTCGCCTACGGCCTGGACAAGGGCCAGATCAACTTCGAGATGGGCTTCCTGCTCGGACTCAAGGCCTTCACCGCCGCGGTCCTCGGCGGCATCGGCAACATCTACGGCGCCATGATCGGTGGTGTCGTCCTCGGCCTCGCCGAGGCCCTGTCGATCGCCTACATCTCGGACATCCCCGGCATGGAGCAGCTCGGCGGCGGCGCCTGGAAGGATGTCTGGGCCTTCGCACTTCTCATTCTCGTGCTCCTCTTCAGGCCCCAGGGCCTGCTCGGTGAGCGCGTAGCGGATCGGGCGTGA
- a CDS encoding ABC transporter permease subunit, with amino-acid sequence MTTSDTTKAPGTAPADGATKATTLLRLTAAGGVATVASTFLAWTWTSAFPGNLTISGYPGGLQVLTLAAGLLTALVALASLGIKGLGWLVPAGGAKALRALALGGFATTWFSLVAIAVELNGLVNLEPGGYVAAVASVIPVITAFRLPDDTRTATPPKELPSWAEILIIVAAFAVGLYVITYGIDTEYAELFTGYLIVVGSAAAAMIKSGLMARLSAITAKHRQVTVIGAFVAAMAFPFTQNTDQYTLIAVNILIFATVALGLNVVVGLAGLLDLGYVAFLGVGAYTAALVSGSTASAFDIHLPFWAAVLFGAFVSLVFGVVIGAPTLRLRGDYLAIVTLGFGEIFRIAMGNLDGTSGPQITNGPNGVPNIPDLEFFGYNFGESHNILGFELGAYANYYMLMLLATAVVVLVFSRAGNSRIGRAWVAIREDETAATAMGINGFRVKLIAFALGATLAGLAGTVQAHVQHTVVPEMYQFAGPVPPNSAFLLAAVILGGMGTISGPLLGAALLYMIPAKLQFLQDYQLLVFGIALILLMRFRPEGLIANRRAKLEFHETGQLDVPEQRASGDASVGTAKAGA; translated from the coding sequence ATGACGACCTCCGACACCACCAAGGCACCGGGCACCGCCCCGGCGGACGGCGCCACCAAGGCGACCACCCTGCTCCGGCTCACCGCCGCGGGCGGCGTGGCCACGGTCGCGAGCACCTTCCTCGCCTGGACCTGGACCTCGGCCTTCCCCGGCAACCTCACCATCAGCGGCTACCCGGGCGGCCTCCAGGTCCTCACCCTCGCCGCCGGCCTCCTCACCGCCCTCGTCGCGCTGGCCTCGCTCGGCATCAAGGGCCTCGGCTGGCTCGTGCCCGCCGGCGGCGCCAAAGCCCTGCGGGCGCTGGCCCTGGGCGGCTTCGCCACCACCTGGTTCAGCCTCGTCGCCATCGCCGTCGAACTCAACGGCCTGGTCAACCTGGAGCCGGGCGGCTACGTCGCCGCTGTGGCCTCCGTGATCCCCGTCATCACCGCGTTCCGGTTGCCCGACGACACCCGCACAGCCACGCCGCCCAAGGAGCTTCCCTCCTGGGCCGAGATCCTGATCATCGTCGCCGCCTTCGCGGTCGGCCTCTACGTGATCACGTACGGCATCGACACCGAGTACGCCGAACTCTTCACCGGCTACCTCATCGTCGTCGGCTCCGCCGCCGCGGCCATGATCAAGTCCGGGCTCATGGCACGCCTTTCGGCGATCACCGCCAAGCACCGGCAGGTGACGGTGATCGGGGCCTTCGTCGCCGCGATGGCCTTCCCGTTCACCCAGAACACCGACCAGTACACCCTGATCGCGGTCAACATCCTGATCTTCGCGACCGTGGCTCTGGGTTTGAACGTCGTCGTCGGCCTCGCGGGCCTGCTCGACCTCGGATACGTCGCGTTCCTCGGCGTCGGCGCCTACACCGCCGCGCTCGTCTCCGGCTCGACGGCCTCCGCGTTCGACATCCACCTGCCCTTCTGGGCTGCCGTGCTGTTCGGCGCGTTCGTCTCGCTGGTCTTCGGTGTCGTCATCGGCGCCCCGACCCTGCGACTGCGCGGCGACTACCTCGCCATCGTGACGCTCGGCTTCGGTGAGATCTTCCGGATCGCCATGGGCAACCTCGACGGCACCTCGGGACCGCAGATCACCAACGGCCCGAACGGCGTCCCCAACATCCCCGACCTGGAGTTCTTCGGATACAACTTCGGGGAGTCGCACAACATCCTGGGCTTCGAGCTCGGTGCGTACGCCAACTACTACATGCTGATGCTCCTCGCGACGGCCGTCGTCGTCCTGGTCTTCAGCCGCGCGGGCAACTCCCGCATCGGCCGTGCCTGGGTCGCCATCCGCGAGGACGAGACCGCGGCCACCGCCATGGGCATCAACGGCTTCCGGGTCAAGCTGATCGCGTTCGCGCTCGGTGCCACCCTCGCCGGCCTCGCGGGTACCGTGCAGGCACACGTGCAGCACACCGTGGTTCCGGAGATGTACCAGTTCGCCGGACCGGTGCCACCCAACTCCGCCTTCCTTCTGGCGGCCGTCATCCTCGGCGGTATGGGCACCATCAGCGGTCCGCTGCTCGGCGCCGCGCTGCTCTACATGATCCCGGCCAAGCTGCAGTTCCTCCAGGACTACCAGCTACTCGTCTTCGGTATCGCCCTCATCCTGCTGATGCGTTTCCGTCCCGAGGGGTTGATCGCCAACCGGCGCGCCAAGCTGGAGTTCCACGAGACCGGCCAACTCGACGTACCTGAACAACGGGCCTCCGGCGACGCCTCCGTCGGCACGGCCAAGGCTGGGGCGTGA
- a CDS encoding ABC transporter ATP-binding protein, with product MTTTTTAESTTKTAETVLDASGVTMRFGGLTAVRSVDLTVRSGEIVGLIGPNGAGKTTFFNCLTGLYVPTEGTVKYKGTVLPPKPHLVTIAGIARTFQNIRLFANMTVLENVLVGRHTRTKEGLWSALLRGPGFKKAEAASHARAMELLEFVGLAHKAQHLSRNLPYGEQRKLEIARALASDPGLLLLDEPTAGMNPQETRAAEELIFAIRDMGIAVLVIEHDMRFIFNLCDRVACLVQGEKLVEGTAAVVQGDERVIAAYLGEPFEGEPGQEEAAEVEAAEQAAANAEEGAAVAAESTDSDEADDDADDTDSSDAGDSDGDTSTTSTEGDAK from the coding sequence ATGACAACCACCACCACCGCAGAGAGCACCACGAAGACGGCGGAGACCGTCCTCGACGCGAGCGGCGTCACGATGCGGTTCGGCGGCCTCACGGCCGTGCGGTCCGTGGACCTGACCGTCCGCTCGGGTGAGATCGTCGGGCTCATCGGGCCCAACGGCGCGGGCAAGACGACCTTCTTCAACTGCCTCACCGGGCTCTACGTGCCCACCGAGGGCACGGTGAAGTACAAGGGCACGGTGCTGCCGCCCAAGCCGCATCTCGTCACCATCGCGGGCATCGCCCGTACCTTCCAGAACATCCGGCTCTTCGCCAACATGACCGTCCTGGAGAACGTCCTCGTCGGACGCCATACCCGGACCAAGGAGGGCCTCTGGTCCGCCCTGCTGCGCGGTCCGGGCTTCAAGAAGGCGGAAGCGGCGTCCCACGCGCGGGCCATGGAGCTCCTGGAGTTCGTGGGTCTCGCCCACAAGGCCCAGCACCTCTCGCGTAACCTGCCCTACGGCGAGCAGCGCAAGCTGGAGATCGCCCGGGCGCTCGCGAGCGACCCCGGTCTGCTGCTCCTGGACGAGCCCACGGCCGGTATGAACCCTCAGGAGACCCGGGCAGCCGAAGAGCTGATCTTCGCGATCCGGGACATGGGCATCGCCGTGCTCGTCATCGAGCACGACATGCGCTTCATCTTCAACCTGTGCGACCGGGTCGCCTGTCTCGTACAGGGCGAGAAGCTCGTCGAGGGCACGGCCGCGGTGGTCCAGGGCGACGAGCGCGTCATCGCGGCCTATCTCGGTGAACCCTTCGAGGGCGAGCCGGGCCAGGAGGAAGCCGCCGAGGTCGAGGCCGCCGAACAGGCGGCGGCCAACGCCGAGGAGGGCGCCGCAGTGGCGGCCGAATCGACCGACTCCGACGAGGCGGACGACGACGCCGACGACACCGACAGCTCCGATGCCGGCGACTCGGACGGCGACACCAGCACCACCAGCACGGAAGGGGACGCGAAGTGA